The DNA window ATCAGTCAAGCGGCGTCCGCGTAGCGGAGCCAGGACGGGCGGGATGTCGGAAGGCAAGAACCTGGTCGGGGTCGATATCGGATCGAGCGCGATCAAGGTCTGTCAGGTCAAAGAGAGCAGGAAGGGATACGGCCTCGTCCGGGTGGGGTACGCCCCGCTTCCGGCGCAGACCATCGTCGACGGCCACGTCATGAATGCTCAGGCGGTGGTCGACGCGCTGGGGAAGGCGTTCCAGGAAGCCAAGATCCGCCAGAAGGAAGTGGCGCTGAGCATCAGCGGGCAGGCGGTGATCATCCGAAAAATCACCGTTCCCCTGATGACCGCTGCCGAGCTGGACGAGCAGATCCAGTGGGAGGCAGAGCAGCACATCCCCTTCGACATCAAGGATGTTCACGTCGACTACGAGGTGCTGCGACGTCGCCCGGAGGCTGGGCAGATGGACCTGTTGCTCGTCGCCGCGAAGCGCGACGAGATCAACGACTACACTCAGATCGCCAAGAACGCGAAGCTGAAGCCCATGGTCGTCGACATCGACGCCTTCACTGTCCAGAACCTCTTCGAGGTAAGCCGCGGGATCCCCCCCGATCAAACGTTCGCGATCATCAATGTCGGCGCCAGCCTGGCCTCGATCAACATCATCTCCCGCGGGGTCAGTGCGTTCACGCGCGACATCGGCAACGGTGGAAACTACATCACCGAGCAGGTCCAGCGGCGGCTCGGCGTCAGCTTCGAGCAGGCCGAGGAGCTGAAATGTGCGAGCGTGACGGCCGGTCCTGGCGGCGTCCCGGGCCAGGTGCTGGAGACGATCGAGCAGGTGTGCGACTCGATCGCCGGAGAGATCCAGCGCTCGCTGGACTTCTTCCTGGCCACCAGCGGGGAGGGGGAGATGCACCGTATCTTTTTGACGGGTGGATCGTCGAGCCTCCCGGCGCTGGCTGCCGCCGTGGGGAGACGCTCCCGGGTAGCGGTGGAGCTGATTCAGCCTCTCGAGCGCATCGCCGTCGAAGCGAAAGAAGTCAACACTGAGCTCCTCCGCCTCCGGGCGGCGCAGTTTTGCGTCGCGCTCGGACTCGCGCTGCGGAAAGAGCGGGAGAAGCGCCTGTGATTCGCGTAAACCTCCTACCGCAGCGGCGTGGCCCCAGGACGGCGCCGCAGGCCAGCCAGCGGTGGCTCCTCGTCACCCTCGGGGTGGTCATCGTCCAGGTCGTGGTCCTGTTCTGGTTCCATCAGACGCAGGTCGAGGAACTCGACGAGCTGACCCGGCGGAACAACGTTCTGCAGCAGCAGATCAACGACATCAAGAAGCTCGTCTCCAACCATGACGAGATCAAGGCCGCGCTCGCGGTCCTGCGTGCCCGTGAGGACGCCATCGCGAAGCTGCAAGCCGGGCGCAGTGGACCTACGGCCGTGCTGCTCGAGCTCGCGCAGATTCTCACGCCGGGGAAGGGGCCGACCGCCGATCCGGACAAGCTGGCGCAGCTCCGCAAGGAGAACCCCCTGGCTGTCTACAATCCCTCGTGGGACACGCGGCGGCTGTGGATGACGAGCTACATCGAGTCGGACAGGACCGTCAGGATCGAGGGCCTCGCGCGCGACGGTACGGACGTCTACGAGCTCGCGCAGCGCCTCAAGCTCTCCGAATACTTCCATGACGTGCAGCTCCTTCCGGGCAAGAAGGAGAACAACAAGACCGAGAAGATCGAGCTGGTGTCCTTCGCGCTGCAGCTGAAGGTGAGGTACTGATGGCCCAGAAGACCACGACCACGCAGGCGGGGCTGTCGCTGGACAAGCTATCCCCCGTTGCGAAGGTCGCCATCGGCGCTGTCTTCGTGGGGCTGATCGGCGCTCTCTACTTCGTCGGGTTCTACACCGAGGTCTCGTCCCAGATCGAGAATGCGCAGAACCGGACTACATCGCTCCAGGCGGAGATGAGCAAGGCTCAGGCCTCGAAGGATGCGTACCAGAAGGATCTCGACGAGAAGACGCGCCGCGAGCAGCTCTCGCGCGAGCAGAAGAAGATCCTTCCTGACGAGTCCGAGACGCCAGCGTTTCTTTCGGCAATCCAGGGGGTGGCGACCGTCTCAGGGGTGAACCTGACGTCGTGGAGCCCAACCGAGGAGAACCCGCAGGAGTTCTTCGCGAAAGTTCCCATGAAGCTGTCGCTCACCGGGAAGTTTCACCAGGTGGCAAAGTTCTTTTACGGGGTCGGTCAGCTCGATCGGATCATCAACGTCGAGAACATCCAGATCAAGAGGCCGCCGGGAAACAAGGTGAAAGGGGAGGAGGTCGAGGTCGAGGTGGAGTGCCTGGCCACGGCATTTAGGGCCGTCAGAGCGGGCGAGGGGGCTGGGATCAACCCCAAGCGTCAGCAGCGTGGCGCGCCGAAGCAGGGAGGCCACTAGTGACCACCGACATCCTTCGCGCGAGCCGTCGCTCCCCGCGACGCTTCGCACCCCGTTCCTGGCTGCTTGGATCGCTCTTCCTGCCACTGACGGCGATCATCGCCGTGGGCTGCGGCGACGAGGAGGTCGTGACGAGCCCGCCCTCCACGGCGCGGCCGGCTGGCTCTGCTCCAGCGCGACCCCAGGCACGTGCGGGGGCTCCTGGGGTAGTGGATGCCGGCGCGGACGCCCAGGCGGAGGCCGAGTTGCCGCCGCTTCCTCTGCGTGATTTCTCGGAGGCCGATTTCTCGGAAGGAGATCGAAGCAGAGATCCGTTCCGCAGCTTCGAGTCGCTCTTCGCTTCGCAGGCGAAGACGCAGATCATCTCCCAGCGTCAGGTGATGGTGGACCGGTACGCGCTCGATGAGCTGAAGCTCGTCGGTGTGGTCAGTCGCTCTCCGGCGCGTGCGTTGCTCACCGATCCAACAGGGCTCGGGTGGGTCGTGAAGATGGGAGACTTCGTCGGCAAGCCCGAGATCGTCCACACTGGCGGCCCTGGCGGCGTAGACGTGGCCATCAACTGGCGAGTGGATCGCATCCGTGAGGCGGATGTGGTCTTCATCCGCGAGGCTCCGGGCAACCCCGAGATCCCTGCGACCACGCGCGTGGTCGCACTCCGCACGGCCGAAGAAGAGGCCAGCGTCCGTCAGGGAAACCCTTGATTGCCACGAATTAGGCCGGTTCGAGGTCGTCAGAGTAGCCTCCGCGGCGTGGGACGCAGGTGCGCGTCAACACGAGCGGGAGTGCAATGAACAGCAAGCGAGAGGGTCGCTCACAAAGGGGCGCGCTATGTCGGGCGCTGGCGATCGGAGCAGTGCTAGCCGCTGGCTCCCTCGTCGGTGATGCCGCCGCGCAGGCCGCCGCGATCCACATCCGCGACGTCAAGCTGACGGCGCCGACAGAGGAGACAGCCGAGATCGTCGTGGCCACCAGCGGGATGCCACGGTTCTCGGCGCGGGTGGCCGATGGCGGCAAGCGTCTGCTCATCGACCTCGAGGGGGCCGACGTCCAGGGAGCACCGGGGGCCATCACGGAGGGAAACCGACTGGTGGGCGGGGTGATGACCCAGTCCTTCGCAACTGGAGGCCAGAAGACCACGCGAGTGCTCGTGCAGCTCGCCCGCCCTGCCGCATACCGGATCCGGGCCGAGGCAGGGGCGCTGACCGTGAACTTCGAGGCGGCGGCGCAGACTGGCCCGATGGCTGCACCCACCGTGACCACCACGGCGGCTCCAGTCGAGTCCGCGCGGCCCAGCGGAGCGACTGTCTCTGATATTCGTTTCGATCATCGGTCGGGGCACGACCGGATCATCGTCGAGATGACGGCCATCCCGAGCTTCACGCAGTCGAGCCCGGCGCCCGGTCGCCTGGTGCTTGAGCTGAAGGGAGCGCGCCTCCCTGATCGGCTCCAGCGGACCCTCGATGTCGGAGCCTTCGGCGGCATGGTTCGGTCGATCTCCAGCTTCCGGCGCAAGAGCGATCCATCCCGGGTCGTGGTGGAGGTCGACGGGCGGGATGGCGCCGCGGCATCGGTGGCGCGTGAAGGGAACTCGCTCGTCCTCACGGTGGCTGATGGGCCCGTCCACTCCATGCTGACCGGCAAGGGGACCGACGGAGGCGTGGCTCGACGGGCGCGGGTGGTTGCGCGTGAAGACTCGCTCGACGAGGGCATGCCGCGGGTGAGCACCACCTTCGAAGCCGCCGCGAGTATCCAGGAGGCGACTACCGAGCCCGACCAAGCTGATGCCTTCGTGCCCGCTTTCGCCGGTCAGCAGAGACGCTTCACGGGCCGCCGGATCGATCTCGATCTGAAGGATGCGGACATCCACAACGTGCTCCGCCTGATCTCGGACGTCGGTCGGGTCAACATCGTCACGGCGGACAACGTGTCGGGTGCCGTTACGATCCGGATGCGCAACGTCCCCTGGGATCAAGCCCTCGAGACCGTACTTCAGGCCAAGGGGCTCGGCATGGTGCGACAGGGCAACATGATCCGGGTCGCTCCCATCGCGGATCTGAACAAGGAGCGTGAGCTCGAGATCGCGCGACGCAAGAGCGAGCAGCAGCTCGCGCCTCTCGAGACCAGGCTGATCCCTGTCTCCTACGCTGAAGCTGGAGAGCTGCAAGCGCGGGCCAAGGACATGCTCTCACCGCGCGGGTCCCTCGCCGTCGACGAGCGCACCAACGTGCTCATCGCAAGGGATGTAGGCGGTAACCTGAACCAGATCGAGGAGCTGATCCGCGCACTCGACACCCAGACGCCGCAGGTGCTGATCGAGGCGCGTGTCGTCGAGGCCACGAGCAGGTATACGCGTGACATCGGTATCCAGTGGGGCGGGGATACGAGCTTCAGTGCTGCCACGGGCAACCCTACCGGGCTGGCATTTCCGAACCGTATCGGCCTCGTCGGTGGCGCGAGCGACGCGAACACCCAGACCGGTGGTCTATCGCCGTTCGTCACCCGTGTGCCCAATCCCAATTTCGCCGTGAACCTTCCCGCGACGGTTGGCAGTGGCCAAGGTGGTGCCCTCGGTCTGACCTTCGGTTCCATCAACAATGCCGTGAACCTCGCAGTCCGTCTCAGCGCGGCCGAGGCGAGCGGCATGCTTCGGGTCATCTCCAGCCCGCGCGTGCTCACGCTCGACAACCGAGAAGCGCGTATCAGCCAGGGGACCCTGATTCCCTTCTCGCAGGTCAGCGCGCAAGGCGTGCAGACGGTCTTCCAGGAGGCCAAGCTGCAGCTCCTCGTCCGTCCGCATGTCACGGCCGATGGCAGCGTCGCCATGCACGTGAAGATCAACCGCGATGAGCCCGACTTTACGCAGACCTCGGCGCGCGGCGATCCGACCATCCTCAAGCGTGAGGCGGAGACGGACCTCCTGATCATGGATGGGCACACCGCGGTGATCGGCGGCATCTTCACCCGCAACACCGGCCGGAACCTCGATCAGATCCCGCTCTTCGGTGACATCCCGGTGATCGGCGTACTCTTCCAGCGTCGTCGTGCCAGCGACACGCGCAGCGAGCTGGTCATCTTCCTGACCCCCCGCATCGTCAACCGCGCCGAGGCCCTGGGGCGGTAGCCTTCGCCGCCCTACCCTCGGCGGCGTCGGCCCCCGACGGGGACTGGCTGCGAGGCCGCAGCGACCTGCCGGCGCAGCCAGCGGTGGGCGGGATCCGCCTGCACACGATCATGCCAGGCCATCGCGGTCTCGACCGCTGGCAGCTCGAAGGGAAGCTCGAACGTCCGCAGCCGCATCCCCGTGGTGAAGGCGGCAGCCAGCCGCTGGGGGACGATCGTGACGAGATCGGAGGCCGCGATCACGTGCGGCGCTACCAGGTAGTGCGAGACCGTCAGCGCCACCTCTCTCGTGAGCCCGCGTCGGGCGAGGAGCTCGTCGACGGGATCACGACCTCCTGGAGGCGCCACGACCAGATGTCGCATGCCGAGGTAAGCGTCCATGTCGGTGCGCGCGCGGACCTGCGGGTGATCTACGCGCGCGAGCCCCACCAGGGAATCCAGGTACAGCTCCGAGCGCTGGATATCGCCTGCCAGATCTCCATCCGTGAAGGTGCCCAGGGCCAAGTCCAGCTCCCCGCTCCGGAGTCCCTCGACGATACGGGCATCTCCGAGGCGCACACTGTGGATCGTCACCCGTGAGGCCTCTTGTGTGCACAGCCGTTGAAGGTGGGGCAGCAGAAGCATCTGCAGCTCGTCGGCCGCAGTCAGCTTGAACGTTCGCGCGCTTTCACGCGGCTCGAATGCCGCCGGGCGCTCGCCGAACAACCCCTCGAGTCCTTGCACCAGCGCAGCCACGCGCCCTGTCATGGCTTCGGCACGATCCGTCAAGGCCATCTCTCGGCCCACCCTCACCAGCAGCGGGTCGCCCAGCGCTTCGCGCAGCCGTGTCAACGTATGACTCATCGCTGGCTGGCTCAGCCCCACCCGCCTCGCTGCCCGCGTGACGCTTCGTTCTCGCAGCAGCGCGTCAAGAGCGACCACGAGGTTGACGTCGATCGCCGAGAGACTCATCCGCCCATACGTTTTGTGGGCGACAGATCGTGCCCCATGGTCACGTTTCATGAACCCCGATCAGCCAAGCATGAGAGAACGAGCGAGATGTCTGCGCCCTGCATACATCAGCGGCTCATCATCCAGCATCGATCATCTGTCGAAGCTGGATAACTACAGATGACACCGGCTGCTGCGGAGCGCCGCGCCGCTTGACGGCAGCGTGCCAAGGGCTGACCATCCTTCGTTGTAGTGGAGCCCGA is part of the Chondromyces crocatus genome and encodes:
- the pilM gene encoding type IV pilus assembly protein PilM, with amino-acid sequence MSEGKNLVGVDIGSSAIKVCQVKESRKGYGLVRVGYAPLPAQTIVDGHVMNAQAVVDALGKAFQEAKIRQKEVALSISGQAVIIRKITVPLMTAAELDEQIQWEAEQHIPFDIKDVHVDYEVLRRRPEAGQMDLLLVAAKRDEINDYTQIAKNAKLKPMVVDIDAFTVQNLFEVSRGIPPDQTFAIINVGASLASINIISRGVSAFTRDIGNGGNYITEQVQRRLGVSFEQAEELKCASVTAGPGGVPGQVLETIEQVCDSIAGEIQRSLDFFLATSGEGEMHRIFLTGGSSSLPALAAAVGRRSRVAVELIQPLERIAVEAKEVNTELLRLRAAQFCVALGLALRKEREKRL
- a CDS encoding PilN domain-containing protein, encoding MIRVNLLPQRRGPRTAPQASQRWLLVTLGVVIVQVVVLFWFHQTQVEELDELTRRNNVLQQQINDIKKLVSNHDEIKAALAVLRAREDAIAKLQAGRSGPTAVLLELAQILTPGKGPTADPDKLAQLRKENPLAVYNPSWDTRRLWMTSYIESDRTVRIEGLARDGTDVYELAQRLKLSEYFHDVQLLPGKKENNKTEKIELVSFALQLKVRY
- a CDS encoding type 4a pilus biogenesis protein PilO, whose amino-acid sequence is MAQKTTTTQAGLSLDKLSPVAKVAIGAVFVGLIGALYFVGFYTEVSSQIENAQNRTTSLQAEMSKAQASKDAYQKDLDEKTRREQLSREQKKILPDESETPAFLSAIQGVATVSGVNLTSWSPTEENPQEFFAKVPMKLSLTGKFHQVAKFFYGVGQLDRIINVENIQIKRPPGNKVKGEEVEVEVECLATAFRAVRAGEGAGINPKRQQRGAPKQGGH
- a CDS encoding pilus assembly protein PilP, coding for MTSPPSTARPAGSAPARPQARAGAPGVVDAGADAQAEAELPPLPLRDFSEADFSEGDRSRDPFRSFESLFASQAKTQIISQRQVMVDRYALDELKLVGVVSRSPARALLTDPTGLGWVVKMGDFVGKPEIVHTGGPGGVDVAINWRVDRIREADVVFIREAPGNPEIPATTRVVALRTAEEEASVRQGNP
- a CDS encoding type IV pilus secretin PilQ, with product MLAAGSLVGDAAAQAAAIHIRDVKLTAPTEETAEIVVATSGMPRFSARVADGGKRLLIDLEGADVQGAPGAITEGNRLVGGVMTQSFATGGQKTTRVLVQLARPAAYRIRAEAGALTVNFEAAAQTGPMAAPTVTTTAAPVESARPSGATVSDIRFDHRSGHDRIIVEMTAIPSFTQSSPAPGRLVLELKGARLPDRLQRTLDVGAFGGMVRSISSFRRKSDPSRVVVEVDGRDGAAASVAREGNSLVLTVADGPVHSMLTGKGTDGGVARRARVVAREDSLDEGMPRVSTTFEAAASIQEATTEPDQADAFVPAFAGQQRRFTGRRIDLDLKDADIHNVLRLISDVGRVNIVTADNVSGAVTIRMRNVPWDQALETVLQAKGLGMVRQGNMIRVAPIADLNKERELEIARRKSEQQLAPLETRLIPVSYAEAGELQARAKDMLSPRGSLAVDERTNVLIARDVGGNLNQIEELIRALDTQTPQVLIEARVVEATSRYTRDIGIQWGGDTSFSAATGNPTGLAFPNRIGLVGGASDANTQTGGLSPFVTRVPNPNFAVNLPATVGSGQGGALGLTFGSINNAVNLAVRLSAAEASGMLRVISSPRVLTLDNREARISQGTLIPFSQVSAQGVQTVFQEAKLQLLVRPHVTADGSVAMHVKINRDEPDFTQTSARGDPTILKREAETDLLIMDGHTAVIGGIFTRNTGRNLDQIPLFGDIPVIGVLFQRRRASDTRSELVIFLTPRIVNRAEALGR
- a CDS encoding LysR family transcriptional regulator, whose protein sequence is MKRDHGARSVAHKTYGRMSLSAIDVNLVVALDALLRERSVTRAARRVGLSQPAMSHTLTRLREALGDPLLVRVGREMALTDRAEAMTGRVAALVQGLEGLFGERPAAFEPRESARTFKLTAADELQMLLLPHLQRLCTQEASRVTIHSVRLGDARIVEGLRSGELDLALGTFTDGDLAGDIQRSELYLDSLVGLARVDHPQVRARTDMDAYLGMRHLVVAPPGGRDPVDELLARRGLTREVALTVSHYLVAPHVIAASDLVTIVPQRLAAAFTTGMRLRTFELPFELPAVETAMAWHDRVQADPAHRWLRRQVAAASQPVPVGGRRRRG